TGCTCATCATCATACCACACCTCGCCCTGGTAGCCATACCCCTTGAACCAGTCTTTCTGCAGATTCTGATCCAGAGAACCGACAAGCTGGTACTGTCCTCTTAGGTTGCCGAACAATGTGAACCGACCATCGATATCTCCAACAATATTATAGAAATCTTTGAATTTCCTCATTGCAAGAGCACCACGCGTGTAGGTATTTCCACTTTTTGATTTATTCTCAAAGGAGGTAAACCCGAATAGTGCATTTCCTGTGCCGTCATATCCATTGATAAATCGCGCACCTTCTGTGTTTTCATCAACCGCGCCGAGTCCAAACATCCTATTCTTACCGAAAGCACCTGAGAATTTTGCACCGAAGATCGGGTCAACGATCTTTCTGGTATGATAGATCGTAATAGGCGTTCTGAACGGATTCGTACTCTCAATAAAGAAGGGTCGTTTTTCAGGATAATAGATCGGAAACCGCGTATTGACATCGATCTCCATGGCATCAGCCTCGATGGTGCTGAAATCAGGATTTATCGTCATGGTCGCTGTCAGCCATGAATTTGGTTCATAGAAGATATTCAGTTCAGGTTCATATTTTCGAGAAATGTTGTGCGTTCCAGCTTTCTTGTTATGATCATCAGTATAACTCATCAAAAATGATGGGATCAGCTTCAAATTTTGATTGGTAGGAAGTTCATCAAAAATAAGAATGCCATAGTTATCATAGAAATTAGTTCCGTTTCTGTTTACCTGGGTGGCACTGATCTCTTCTTTACGCTCTTCTATGTGACGTTTCATGAAGAAACCCCATTGCACATTCTTCCCGCTTTTATATTTGATATTCTTGAGCGGGATCTTCATCTCGATGGTGTAACCATCATCTGTTAGCGCTCCGAAGGAATCATAATGAATGTTTATCGAGGTGTCGATGTCATTGATCACGATACCATCTGCCTGCTCACCATAAGCATTTGATCCAAAGTAATATGCTTTTGCATTTGAGTAGAACGTATCGACAAACAAGAATATCCTGTCAGTGTAATATATCTTATCCCGAATGCAGTGGAACAATCGTATCTTTTCCGGATCATCGTAAAAACAGTGCACTGCGCAGTAGAGATAGTCATCATCATATGCAAGATAGCCGACCGTTCTTTCCGATGGCTCAGAATTATCACCCGGAGAAATTTGATAGAATGTTTCAACAACCGCTGCACCATCCCATTCACCAGTATCGATCATGCCGTCAATTACAGGTGATGGATTCAGTTTTGGAACATGCAATGTTAACTTCGCTTGAAGCCCAAGCGGTAACAATACGATTATAAGTAGTAAATAGATAACCTTTTTCATAGGCGCTCCCCTTTGTTATTACTGTGAGAAAAGGTTATATTTCTCAAATCACGAATCTCATCCTGAGAAAGCAATTCTTTTGTCAAGATAAGAAATTTCGGTGTGAGAAATCTTCTCTGGTTGTTATCAATATTTAGATAATCATACATCCAGAAGGAAGTAATGTCTTTATTTAATGAGATGTCATTATACTGAGCTTGGTCAGTCCATATCTGTATCATATGATCTCTCAAGGTACTCCCGACTGCCCGGACTGTTTGTGGGTAAAGGTCAACCGCTTCTTTGCCGGAATAGTAATCGAACATCTCGTGTTTCGAATTATAAGATCTCACAAAACAGTTCCCGATTTTCTCATCTGCATAGGCAAAATAACGAGATATAAACTGGATATTTCTGAGATACCTACCCGTCTCCTGAATTATCTCCGGAACGTAACACAGAACCGGTACTTCGGGCAGCATCAGATAATACTGGTTCCATGACAATCCTTTAAACTTTTCAAATTCATTAACGGACACGCTAATTTTTATACCCTTCCATTCATTTCTGAAATTATCATTGAGTACAACATCTTCAATCGAATAGCCCTCTTTTATAATAGATCGCATCTGCATTTTGTGCGGATAGGAGTTGATCCCACCGATCCATGGATTCCACCAGGATTTCGGTCCGGGGGCAGGAAAATCAGAATCTATCCATTCCTGATCTTTATACACCAACGAATGAACCGTTGGTGCATACTCCTCGGCTGCTTTAATCGAAATCAATTCGTTTGAGCAGGACCATATCTTGTGATCTTCCTCAACGCTTTTGAAGGTTTTTATCTCACCTTTGCCAGTTGGAAATACAACCCGTTTGATCACCTTATTTGGGGTTTTTCCTTGAATCTTAGCTTGAAGGATATCGTATTCAAGTGCATTATCAATGGTAAGCCAAACCGGATGAGTTTCTTTTTTTGATGAATATTCAACCTCTGATGTTTCAAACGATCCATATTTTGCAGAATATTCAACCGGAATATTATAGGGTTTTTCACGATATTCTGTTAGGTTTACATAGAATTGCTGATCGATAAAGGGGTTTCCATCATTTACAATAACTTCCAGATAATCAGTGAGATATTTCTGCTCTACTCTTTTGTCGAGGATGAATGCTCTGAATTCATTCCATTCTTTAAACGTACCAAGCATCAATCTGAACTTTTTCGTATCCTTGGATGAGCGAGAAGGAATGATACCAAGATCGGAATCGAATAGAAGTTCTTCTGAAAAGGTCATTTTGAAATCATCTGGCCAGCTTAAACCCATTGTATCTGCAGTGCCATAGTTGAAGATCCAATTTTCGTCATACTTTGCAGCTTCGTAAAGCTCTCCCCAGTTCTGCGTATCATGATCGATGTATATGAACTTTCCTTTATACGGGATCACGGTATTTTGAAACCGTACAAACATTGCATTACTCAAACAGATTTCCTGTGGTGTGTCGACTGCAGAAGCATTCTGAACAGTTGCCCACTTCTCAAGAATCCCATTTGAATATAGTGTGAAATGAAGAATCAAAGTAAGTGTTACTGGTTTCTCAACTTCATACAATAGATGCATTTGTGCAGCATTTTGTTTCATATTGAAATCGACCTTTGAAGCTTTTTTCTGGTGCAGCTCAGAGGTGTATGGCTTCCCTATCTTTGGAGGAAACATAAACTGCCATGTATGCGCACTTGAGGTTACATCAAAGAAGCTTACCTCATTGAAGAATTCAATTTGATCAACTTGGACCTGATATCTTCCATTGATAAGTGCGATATGCCGTTCATTCTTTCCGTAGCCTATTCCATTTGTGGTCTGGAAAATTTCATTGATTGAATCAGAATAAGAAAATGTATCACCATTCTGGAAGGACGCCTTAATAGTTATCTTTTCATGAAGAACACCTGCACGAAGGAGTCTCATCGGAACAGCAATTGTATTTTGTTCTTCAGATTCAAGTTCAATTTCTATATGATGGTTCTGCCATTGAATAAGGTCAGAATCATTTAGTTCCCATGAGAATAAAACCTTCTCGTTATAGTTATTCTTCATATTGAAGTGCAACAATTCATCATGATGAGTTGAATAGATCTTATTTTCCCCTACAACCTTGATCGTAAGAGGAAACTGGGGATCTATGCCGACTTTGAAATCTTGTGATTTACTATTGATGCTGATATCAGCACAAACAGCTGGATAGGTTCTCCATTTACTCTGTTTCTCCTTTGGTTCATTCACATAAAAGGTTGCAATGAATATCTCCTCGTCGTGCACTCTCGATTCCCCGTGATAATCAAATACAATATTTCGATCATCATAACCATTGATTTTTACGTCGAGTGGTTGTTCAGAAAAATTCCTTATCTTATACATTACTTCGTAAGACTTTCCGAACACTTGTTTCAGCTGATCCGTTTCTGCAATGATCTCGAAATCTTTTGTACGTATTTTCTCTATTCCTCTGCTATGTCTGCAAAATTCAACTTCAAGCTCATTTTCATCATTTTTCCAGTGATATCGATAACACTCAAAGCCGTTATGCTTCTTTCCATCAGGTTCAATTGCGATCTTTCGTTGTGAATCTTCATACCAATCTAAATCAGCGATATAGTCTTTCAATAATTCACTTGTAAGTACAGTTGGAATAAAATTCATGCAGTGCGTACAGTCGTCTCTATCTACCCAGAAGAATCCAGTTTTTTTATAGAGAGGTACAGCTTTTGTATTTCCCGTCCATGTATATAGATCGACACGAGGATAGCCAAGCTCAATTGTTTTTTCCACCGCTTTCAGCACGAGCTTCTTTCCTATCTTCTTTCCATGATATTCAGGAATCACATTGATCAGATCAATATACAATGCTCCTTCATCTTCTCGATATTCAGAAAGTTTGCAATAACCAATTACCTCTTCATCTATCATTGCCAGCCATAGTGCCAGACAATCCGATTGCGCTTCTTCTTGTCGAACAGACTCTTCAGAGATCGCAAGGTTATACCCACCCCAGCAATCTCCGCTTTTGTTCCACATATCAGCTATTGCAACTGCGTATATTTCATTATATTCTATTATTTTTAAACTCTGCAATTTATCAATCATTAAAACTCCAAAATGTATGTCGCTTATCCTTTTTTGATATGTCCTTTCTTAAAGCTGGACACCTTATTCGATCCCTTTTTTGAAGATCGACCTTTCTTTGACTGTTTTAGATTTTGCTTTACCTGCTTCTCTTTGAGGAAATCCTTCATCCGCTTATTCATACAGTACCTCCTTTCGAATGTAATCCATATCAATGATCCTGTCAGCGATCGTATCAATAAGGAATCTGTCGTGAGTGGCGAAGATTACAGTGCCAGTATATTCCTGCAGTGCCCTTTCCAGGGCTTCACGGGCTGCAATCTCCAGGTGGTTTGTGGGTTCATCGAGTACAAGCACATTAGATTCTGAAACGATCAGCTTTGCTAATGCCACTTTACTTCGCTCGCCGATGCTCAATGTCTTGATAGGTTGATTGATCAGTTTTTCGGGAATATTCAAACATCCTAAAACCGTTCTCGCAAAGGTCTGAATGGTATTATCTCCTTTTATCACCTCTTGCAGTACAGAATTAGCAAAATTCAGATTTTCATAATCCTGGGAGTAGTACCCGATCTTCGCTTGCGGTGACCATGTAACCGTTCCATCGTATCCATTGATGTGGTTTGTAAGAATTTTCAGCAACGTTGATTTTCCGCTTCCGTTATTACCTATGATTGCCAACCGTTCACCTGTATGTACATGCAATTCCAGATTATGAAATACTGTTTTTGACGAGAATGTTTTGGTAACCTTGTTACACTGCAAAACAAATCTGCTCTTGACCTCTGAATTATCAAATTGAAAGTGCCGCTTCTTCTCGATGAATGGCTTTTCTGATTCTGCTTTCTCGATCTCACGCTGAGTTCGACGTTCAAGATTCTTTGCCTGCACCATTGCATTCTTTGCGAAATTCACCAGGTCTTCATAAACAGGCGCATATCCTTCCGTTCCTGTTTGGGGTTGGTGGGAAATTGCCCATTTTTTTCTTTTGTTTGCAGCTTCTTTCAGCTTTTTGATCTTCTTGTTCTGCTCTTCATAAATATGGATCTTGCGCTTCTGTTCGAGTTCTTTTTCCTCTTTATAAAAAGAATAATTTCCGGAATATTTCGTTATTCCTCCGCTGGTAAGTTCCAGGATAGTATTCACACAAGCATCAAGGATAAATCTGTCGTGGCTGATCAAAATATACGGTATATCCAGATCATGAAGGAATTTCTCAAGCCATCTCAGCGCTTGTATATCCAGATGATTTGTCGGTTCATCCAGTAAGAGCAGGTCTGGATCAGAGAGAAGAATCCTGCATAGTGCAAGACGAGTCTGTTCTCCGCCGCTCAAAGTTTTTACCTGACGAGATAGCATCTCATTATCAAAGCCGAATCTCGTAATGATCTTCTCCAGTTTTATCTCAAAGTCATAACCGTGGTGAGTCTCAAATTCAGAGAATAACCGACTCACTTCATCAGGTGTTTTGTTATCAATATAATCTATCTTATATTTTATTTCACCTAACCGGGGAATACTATTCCACAGAAATTGCATTCCGGAAGTTTTGTCCGGCAGATCGAGTTCCTGCGGAAGATATCCGATTGAGAGTTCCGACATATGATGCACAGAACCCTCAATCGGCTGTATGTTTTTTTGTATGATATCCAACAACGTTGATTTACCGCATCCGTTCTTACCTATCAATCCGATCCTGTCGTGTTCATGCACAGCGAAAGTCACATCCTTAAATATGTAATCTGGTTGAGAATCATATCGAAAAGAAACATTATCGCATCTGCATATTTGCATAGAATCTCCTTTCATTATGCAATGAGTAGTTCGGATTCGCGTTCTTCCACGAACTGGTTCGAATACAATCGGTAGTAATATCCTTTCTTCTTTATCAGTTCATAATGGGTACCCTGTTCGGTTATCTTTCCTTTTTGAATGACCAGAATCCTGTCTGCATTTCTGATCGTGGAAAGACGGTGAGCTATAATGAAACTTGTTCGATCTTCCAGTACCTTATGGATTGCATCCTGGATTTTCTGCTCTGTTTCCGTATCAACTGAGGATGTTGCTTCATCGAGTACAAATATTTTTGGATCGGTGAGAATTGCACGTGCAAAAGAAATGAGCTGTTTTTCACCTGTTGAAAGCAGGCTGCCGCTTTCACCAACTTCAGAATCATATCCATCTGTGAGATGAGTAATGAATTCATGAGCATTCACGAGTTTTGCGGCTCCGATGATCTCATCCTCAGTAGCATCGAGTCTTCCGTATGCAATATTATCTCTGATCGACCCGCTGAAGAGATGTGGTGTTTGTAACACATATCCAAGATTCGAATGCAACCAGAGAAGTGAACGTTCCTTGTAATCAACTCCATCGATCAATACCTCACCTTTCGTCGGCTCATAGAACCTGCATGCAAGATTCACGATCGTGCTTTTGCCTGAACCGGTTTCTCCAACCAACGCAATGGTCTCTCCGCTTTTCACTTTGAGATTGAAATCATCGAGTACATACTCTCCGTCTTTATAACCAAATGAGACATCCTTGAACTCGATATTTCCTTCTATGCATGGCCAGTTCTCGCGTTTGCATTTAGTAATATCACCAAAGGTTTCGATAACTTCAGATGAATCTTGTATATCCGGTTTTTCATCGATCATCGAGAAAATACGTTCGGCAGATGCCTGTGCATTTTGCAGTTCAGCGAACACGCGTGACAGCTCCCGTAAGGGTTCAAAAAATTGAACAGTATAAGAAATGAATGCTACAAGGGTTCCGTATGAGATCGTTCCGAGAAGCACGCCATTTCCACCACGCCAGAGCACAAGGCCTGTTCCAATGCTTCCGAGTGTGAGCACCACTGGCAGATAGAGTGATGAGAATATCGCAGCTCGTACCGATGAGCGATTCATCTTCGTCGTGAGCTCCTGGAATTCCAGAAGGTTTTCTTCTTCGCGAACAAGGGTCTTTGTCGTCTTTGCACCTGAAATACCTTCGCTGAAAGCTCCAGTAATCTGAGAATTTATCTTCCTGACCTTTCTGTAGGCTTTGAGGATCTTCTTCTGGAAATAGAGACTTATCAACACAAGTACAGGAACAACAGTTAGTGTGATGAGCGCTAGTTTCCAATGCATGAAAAGCATCACAAAAACGATGCCGATCATGAGGGAGATACCCCACACCATATCAACCAAACCCCATGAAATGAATTCACCCAACCGCGTGCTGTCCGATGTCATTCGAGTCATTATCCAACCCACAGGAGTTTTATCATAATAATTGAATGACAACTCCTGCAAATGCTGAAAGCCCTTCCTGCGGATATCGTAGGATATACCCATCTCGATCTTGCCAGCAATCGCTATGAAGAAGTAGATGTTCAAGCTCTGCAACACGATAAATGCGAAATAGACAATGCCAAAACCGACGATCCCGTTTGTGTTCTGTGGAACAACAAAATGATCGATAGCATACTTGCTCATCAAGGGCAGAATGACATCCACTCCTGCGAGTGAGAGCATAAAAGCGGCAAGAACAATCATTCTTTTTTTATATGGTTTTATAAACTGATATAATTTCTTCCAAAGTGAGAAATCAAATCGTTTTGTATATTCTTTTTCTTTAAATACACTCATTGTTCATCCTAAATTTTCAATGAATAGGTTATCATATTATGCTGTTTCCAGAGATGTTTCTTCTTTTTCGATACCTATCTGCATAGTACCATTTTTCATTTCAGATTCCAGCTCCTCTTCCAGTGAGTTCTGGATCATCCAAATACGTCTGTACAATCCGTCCTGTCCAAGCAGCTCTTCGTGTGAACCGATCTGAACAAGTTCTCCATGCTCGAGCACGAGAATGATATCAGCTTCTGAAAGGGTATTCAGTCTATGCGATATGATGAATGTCGTTGCTTTCTGTGCCCGTTTATGAAGCTGGGCTCGTATCGCTGCATCTGTCTCTGTATCGACGGCGCTCAGGGAATCATCAAAGATAAGGATCGGCGTGTTCATGATCAGTGTGCGAGCCATTGCTACACGTTGTTTCTGACCACCGGACAATGTTACACCCCGTTCGCCAACTGCTGTTTCATACCCCTTTTGGAAATCCAATATAACATCGTGTACGGAAGCGATCTGTGCAGCTTCGAAGACATCATCCTCTTCGCAGTCACATCTGCTCATACCGATATTTTCTTTCAGTGTTCGTGAAAACAAGAACGGTTCCTGAAGTACGATCCCGACATTTTTTCTGATCGCATGCTTGTCGAGGTCTTTTAATTCTTTGCCATCGATTTTTATTGAACCGCTTGTGTAGTCGTACAATCGCGGGAGAAGGTGAACAAGCGATGATTTACCTGATCCTGTAGGACCAAGAAGTGCAACGGTCTGTCCCTGTTCTACTGAGAATGAGATGTTCTTCAATACAGGATTACCCGGCTCGTACTCGAAACACACATTATTGAATTCGATCTTTCCTTGAACTTGGAGTTTCTGATCCTCTTCAAATTCTTCAATAGGTTCATCGAGAATCTCGTGAATACGACCAACTGAAACCATTGTCTTTCCCATATCGGTGAGTACTCGTCCCATCTGCCTGATAGGCCAGAGCATCATTCCAACAAATGTTGAGAAGGCGAGAAGTGTGCCCAGTGTTATCACTCCGGTCGCAGCCCAGTATGTACCAAGAATAAGCACAGCTGCAATCTGGATGAGGGAAAAGAAGTCAGAGATCGACCAGTAACACGCAAGAAGCCAGATAAGTCTGTATGTAAGATCGCGATATTCGGTATTTTTCTCATCGAATTTATCGATCTCAAATGCCTGCCGTGCAAACGCACGAACCACTCGGACACCACTCAGGTTTTCCTGCAGTACTGTTGACATCCTACCTTCAGACTCATCCGATAGCTGGAATGCTTTCTTCACTTTCATAAAGAAAACCACTGCAAATCCAAAGATGAAAGGCACGAGTGCCATAGAAACAAGCGTCATCGGAACACTCATTGGAATCATGAAAGAGAGTGCGAAGGCAATCATGAACAACGCACGACCAACTTCAACGAGTTGTATCGCAAGAAACCGTCGAATGGTCTCCACATCTGATGTACATCGCTGTATGAGATCACCTGTCTTAGCTTTCACATGATAATCATAGGGTAAAAGCTGAAGATGATCATACACACGATCTCTGACTCCTTGTGCAATGGACTCCGATGCCACAGCAGACCACTTTCCTTTAAAATAGAGAAACACACCTCGAACCAGCGTGATGCCGATAAGTATCGCACTACATATCCAGAGCTTTGAAACAAGACCGCTGCGTCCTCCAAAGAACGAGTACGCTCCAGAAAATAAAGGCTTCAGCCAACCTTGTGCTTCAAGCGCTTTTTCCCCTATGATCGAGTCGACGGTGATGCGCAACACCATGGGCCAGAGGAATGACAGAAACGTTGCCACGCCAATTGCTGTAATTGAGATGATATAAAGAGCTCTATTGCCCTTCATAAATTGCCATAAATAGTATAATTTATTCATAAAGACCTGCTTGCGCATTATTGATTAATATATTTTTTGCTTTCGAGATAGTTCCGCGGATCTTGTTTTTGTTGGTATAAACGAAAAAAGCCACGGATTTGCTCGTCCGTGGCTTACATTTTTAAAATGTTATATTATATGAACCTCGGACGGGCGGTTTGGGAAACGACTGAAAAGCACACTATTTGATTTTTAGACAGACCGGTTGTGTCATTTGGCATAAGTCCGATCAAACTGATCATGCTATTAACCTCCATCCGAATTATTTTTTTATTTGAACCAAAACTGGCAAACGGATGATGAGAGTGTCAAGAAAATATAAAAAATGCTGTGAGTTACCAAATAATTTTTAAGCAATCTTGACGGTATTGTTTTGAAATTTTATAAAAAAACAGTTTTATAGAAAATTTCTTTCAGGAGTTTTCATGAAAAGAATATTCACTTTTAGTTTTTGGAATATGTCATTCATTCTTTTGTTCCTCAGCTCTTCACTCGCTTTTGCAGAAATCCCTAACAAAGCCCTCATCGGTTACTGGCATAACTGGCAATATCCAAATCCCACGCCGCTTCTACTGGATGAAATCCCATTAGCATACGATGTGATCGATGTTGCCTTTGCCACGCCCGATGTTCCGCTCGGAACGAATATGCAGTTTACGCCTGACCCTGGTATGTATCCCGATCCTCAGGGTTTTATCGATGATGTCCTCTATCTTCAATCGCTTGGAAAAGCAGTGCTCATATCGATTGGCGGTGCAACAGCCCCTATCCATTTTGATAACAGTACTGATGTGCTGGAATTTATTTCATCGATGTCATCCATAATAGACACGTATGGTTTTGACGGTATGGATATCGACCTCGAAGGAGGTTCTCTTTTCCTTGATGCAGGAGATAATGATTATCGTTATCCGACAACGCCCAATATTGTATTTCTTATTGAAGCGGTACAGGGATTGCTCGATCTTTATTCCGATGATTTTATACTTACAATGGCACCCGAGACTGCGTATGTTCAGGGTGCTTACTTCACTTATGCCGGTGTATACGGTTGGTACTTGCCGCTTTTGCATGCTGTGCGAGATGTTCTCTCAATGATATATGTGCAGCACTACAATACCGGATCAATGTACGGTTCTGACGGAAATATCTACTATCCACCGACTGCTGATTTTCATGTTGCGATTGCGGATATGCTGCTGGGTGGTTTTATCGTTGATTTCTATGGACAGCATATTCCTTTTGATCCCCTCCTTCCAGAGCAAGTTGCTATTGGTTTGCCTGCCTGCCCGGATGCTTCAAGCAGCGGATATACGTCACCGGATGTTGTGCATGAAGCGCTGAATTATATTGTTCTAGGAGAATCCTTTGGAGGACTATATCAGCTCACCAATCCCGATGGTTATCCGAATTTCCGAGGTCTGATGACCTGGTCTATCAACTGGGATGTGTATTCATCCTGTTCGTTCTCCGATGCGCATAGAGCCTATCTGGACAGTCTTGTGCCTTATGCTACCGATGGAGTTTTTCAAGAAGAACCATTCTCATTTACACTTTCGCCCAATCCGGTGCGTGATAATATCTCAAT
The Candidatus Cloacimonadota bacterium genome window above contains:
- a CDS encoding carbohydrate binding family 9 domain-containing protein, translating into MKKVIYLLLIIVLLPLGLQAKLTLHVPKLNPSPVIDGMIDTGEWDGAAVVETFYQISPGDNSEPSERTVGYLAYDDDYLYCAVHCFYDDPEKIRLFHCIRDKIYYTDRIFLFVDTFYSNAKAYYFGSNAYGEQADGIVINDIDTSINIHYDSFGALTDDGYTIEMKIPLKNIKYKSGKNVQWGFFMKRHIEERKEEISATQVNRNGTNFYDNYGILIFDELPTNQNLKLIPSFLMSYTDDHNKKAGTHNISRKYEPELNIFYEPNSWLTATMTINPDFSTIEADAMEIDVNTRFPIYYPEKRPFFIESTNPFRTPITIYHTRKIVDPIFGAKFSGAFGKNRMFGLGAVDENTEGARFINGYDGTGNALFGFTSFENKSKSGNTYTRGALAMRKFKDFYNIVGDIDGRFTLFGNLRGQYQLVGSLDQNLQKDWFKGYGYQGEVWYDDEHFFANLGIEAISKNFKADLGYIPENNKQYMFSHGEWHKNAKDDQQYVRLLEFGYDANIKYDLDFSYIKEHFLKFYTGGIFRSRFEVWTGVNFQMVHFAGKDNHMYTPWISFQTYPSDLFVIDTDFEFGEYMWFDADDPRIEQYRKYEVFLNIRPTDKIDLDISSEYEELHNIFSAQVHQLTLKYQFNKQFWIRGILQYCHSKLYTEDEVETTLNFYPLFVYNPYANISVYAGITSLDDETEVNQMKTYSRKKDTYFLKVSYTFDVF
- a CDS encoding GNAT family N-acetyltransferase, which encodes MIDKLQSLKIIEYNEIYAVAIADMWNKSGDCWGGYNLAISEESVRQEEAQSDCLALWLAMIDEEVIGYCKLSEYREDEGALYIDLINVIPEYHGKKIGKKLVLKAVEKTIELGYPRVDLYTWTGNTKAVPLYKKTGFFWVDRDDCTHCMNFIPTVLTSELLKDYIADLDWYEDSQRKIAIEPDGKKHNGFECYRYHWKNDENELEVEFCRHSRGIEKIRTKDFEIIAETDQLKQVFGKSYEVMYKIRNFSEQPLDVKINGYDDRNIVFDYHGESRVHDEEIFIATFYVNEPKEKQSKWRTYPAVCADISINSKSQDFKVGIDPQFPLTIKVVGENKIYSTHHDELLHFNMKNNYNEKVLFSWELNDSDLIQWQNHHIEIELESEEQNTIAVPMRLLRAGVLHEKITIKASFQNGDTFSYSDSINEIFQTTNGIGYGKNERHIALINGRYQVQVDQIEFFNEVSFFDVTSSAHTWQFMFPPKIGKPYTSELHQKKASKVDFNMKQNAAQMHLLYEVEKPVTLTLILHFTLYSNGILEKWATVQNASAVDTPQEICLSNAMFVRFQNTVIPYKGKFIYIDHDTQNWGELYEAAKYDENWIFNYGTADTMGLSWPDDFKMTFSEELLFDSDLGIIPSRSSKDTKKFRLMLGTFKEWNEFRAFILDKRVEQKYLTDYLEVIVNDGNPFIDQQFYVNLTEYREKPYNIPVEYSAKYGSFETSEVEYSSKKETHPVWLTIDNALEYDILQAKIQGKTPNKVIKRVVFPTGKGEIKTFKSVEEDHKIWSCSNELISIKAAEEYAPTVHSLVYKDQEWIDSDFPAPGPKSWWNPWIGGINSYPHKMQMRSIIKEGYSIEDVVLNDNFRNEWKGIKISVSVNEFEKFKGLSWNQYYLMLPEVPVLCYVPEIIQETGRYLRNIQFISRYFAYADEKIGNCFVRSYNSKHEMFDYYSGKEAVDLYPQTVRAVGSTLRDHMIQIWTDQAQYNDISLNKDITSFWMYDYLNIDNNQRRFLTPKFLILTKELLSQDEIRDLRNITFSHSNNKGERL
- the abc-f gene encoding ABC-F type ribosomal protection protein; translation: MQICRCDNVSFRYDSQPDYIFKDVTFAVHEHDRIGLIGKNGCGKSTLLDIIQKNIQPIEGSVHHMSELSIGYLPQELDLPDKTSGMQFLWNSIPRLGEIKYKIDYIDNKTPDEVSRLFSEFETHHGYDFEIKLEKIITRFGFDNEMLSRQVKTLSGGEQTRLALCRILLSDPDLLLLDEPTNHLDIQALRWLEKFLHDLDIPYILISHDRFILDACVNTILELTSGGITKYSGNYSFYKEEKELEQKRKIHIYEEQNKKIKKLKEAANKRKKWAISHQPQTGTEGYAPVYEDLVNFAKNAMVQAKNLERRTQREIEKAESEKPFIEKKRHFQFDNSEVKSRFVLQCNKVTKTFSSKTVFHNLELHVHTGERLAIIGNNGSGKSTLLKILTNHINGYDGTVTWSPQAKIGYYSQDYENLNFANSVLQEVIKGDNTIQTFARTVLGCLNIPEKLINQPIKTLSIGERSKVALAKLIVSESNVLVLDEPTNHLEIAAREALERALQEYTGTVIFATHDRFLIDTIADRIIDMDYIRKEVLYE
- a CDS encoding ABC transporter ATP-binding protein; this encodes MSVFKEKEYTKRFDFSLWKKLYQFIKPYKKRMIVLAAFMLSLAGVDVILPLMSKYAIDHFVVPQNTNGIVGFGIVYFAFIVLQSLNIYFFIAIAGKIEMGISYDIRRKGFQHLQELSFNYYDKTPVGWIMTRMTSDSTRLGEFISWGLVDMVWGISLMIGIVFVMLFMHWKLALITLTVVPVLVLISLYFQKKILKAYRKVRKINSQITGAFSEGISGAKTTKTLVREEENLLEFQELTTKMNRSSVRAAIFSSLYLPVVLTLGSIGTGLVLWRGGNGVLLGTISYGTLVAFISYTVQFFEPLRELSRVFAELQNAQASAERIFSMIDEKPDIQDSSEVIETFGDITKCKRENWPCIEGNIEFKDVSFGYKDGEYVLDDFNLKVKSGETIALVGETGSGKSTIVNLACRFYEPTKGEVLIDGVDYKERSLLWLHSNLGYVLQTPHLFSGSIRDNIAYGRLDATEDEIIGAAKLVNAHEFITHLTDGYDSEVGESGSLLSTGEKQLISFARAILTDPKIFVLDEATSSVDTETEQKIQDAIHKVLEDRTSFIIAHRLSTIRNADRILVIQKGKITEQGTHYELIKKKGYYYRLYSNQFVEERESELLIA
- a CDS encoding ABC transporter ATP-binding protein; translated protein: MNKLYYLWQFMKGNRALYIISITAIGVATFLSFLWPMVLRITVDSIIGEKALEAQGWLKPLFSGAYSFFGGRSGLVSKLWICSAILIGITLVRGVFLYFKGKWSAVASESIAQGVRDRVYDHLQLLPYDYHVKAKTGDLIQRCTSDVETIRRFLAIQLVEVGRALFMIAFALSFMIPMSVPMTLVSMALVPFIFGFAVVFFMKVKKAFQLSDESEGRMSTVLQENLSGVRVVRAFARQAFEIDKFDEKNTEYRDLTYRLIWLLACYWSISDFFSLIQIAAVLILGTYWAATGVITLGTLLAFSTFVGMMLWPIRQMGRVLTDMGKTMVSVGRIHEILDEPIEEFEEDQKLQVQGKIEFNNVCFEYEPGNPVLKNISFSVEQGQTVALLGPTGSGKSSLVHLLPRLYDYTSGSIKIDGKELKDLDKHAIRKNVGIVLQEPFLFSRTLKENIGMSRCDCEEDDVFEAAQIASVHDVILDFQKGYETAVGERGVTLSGGQKQRVAMARTLIMNTPILIFDDSLSAVDTETDAAIRAQLHKRAQKATTFIISHRLNTLSEADIILVLEHGELVQIGSHEELLGQDGLYRRIWMIQNSLEEELESEMKNGTMQIGIEKEETSLETA
- a CDS encoding T9SS type A sorting domain-containing protein is translated as MKRIFTFSFWNMSFILLFLSSSLAFAEIPNKALIGYWHNWQYPNPTPLLLDEIPLAYDVIDVAFATPDVPLGTNMQFTPDPGMYPDPQGFIDDVLYLQSLGKAVLISIGGATAPIHFDNSTDVLEFISSMSSIIDTYGFDGMDIDLEGGSLFLDAGDNDYRYPTTPNIVFLIEAVQGLLDLYSDDFILTMAPETAYVQGAYFTYAGVYGWYLPLLHAVRDVLSMIYVQHYNTGSMYGSDGNIYYPPTADFHVAIADMLLGGFIVDFYGQHIPFDPLLPEQVAIGLPACPDASSSGYTSPDVVHEALNYIVLGESFGGLYQLTNPDGYPNFRGLMTWSINWDVYSSCSFSDAHRAYLDSLVPYATDGVFQEEPFSFTLSPNPVRDNISINFTLANMDKVDISVYNCKGQLVKSHTENIPDPGEHSIIIPAKDLSNGIYFLKVQTDHHQKFSKLIVAKQK